CTCGGTGTCGTCGCGGCGCACGCCCACCAGCACGCACAGGCCGGCGCCGATGGCGCCCACCACCTCGCCGTCCACCTCGACCTGCGCCCGGGTCACCCGCTGCACCAGTCCTCGCATGGCGCCATCCTGCCCGTCCGGCCGTTCCCCGGGTGGATGGCACGGTGGACCTCAGCCCATGCGCTTCCCGAAGTCGGCGCTGAACCAGCGGGTGGGGCGGAAGGTGACCACGACCTCGTCGCGGGGGTCCTCCTCGCGGGAGTTGGCCACGTACATGGCGCCGATCTCCTCGCCGAGGTAGCGGACGGCCATGTCGGTGACGTCGCCCTCGACCGACGCCGGCCGGATCTCGGTGATCTCGCCCTCGACGCTGACGTACTTGGGGGGCAACTCCTCGTCCTGGGCGCACAGGCTCATGCGTCCGCCCACCTCGAGCAGCGCCGCCTTGCGGGACTCGGCCGGCGTGATGAACGACACGTCGCCGCCGGGTGCGTAGTCGTACCAGACCGGCACGGTCAGCGGACCCCGTCCGGGCTCGTTGATGCTGACGACGCCGATGTGCAGGCCGGCCAGGAACTCCTGGCGCTCCGGCTCGGACATCGTGATGTTGACCTGGGCCACGTCGTGCCTCCCCCTGTGCGACGGCGCGGTCGCGCCGCGCGGCGACGGTAGCCCGCGCGTAGCGTCTGCGGGATGGGACGGCACTCGCGGGCGATCTGGGCGACGGTCGGGCTGCTCGTCGGCGCCGTCGTCGTGGTACTCATCGTCGGCGCCGACCAGGACCAGGGCGTTCCGCCGGTGAACGACACGGACCCACCGCTCGACGCA
This portion of the Acidimicrobiales bacterium genome encodes:
- a CDS encoding pyridoxamine 5'-phosphate oxidase family protein codes for the protein MAQVNITMSEPERQEFLAGLHIGVVSINEPGRGPLTVPVWYDYAPGGDVSFITPAESRKAALLEVGGRMSLCAQDEELPPKYVSVEGEITEIRPASVEGDVTDMAVRYLGEEIGAMYVANSREEDPRDEVVVTFRPTRWFSADFGKRMG